atttattttcactCTTGCAAAATACATCCCACTTCCCTAGAGCTAAAAAGTTGTGGCAAGTGTTTGTACAGCCCTAGAACAGCATGTATTCTAGGCTTGGATTTAACATagtttttcttctgcttgtGTGAAAGGCCTGTATATCCTCCCAGAAATCCACTGTGGAGAGAGAAGCCAAACAACAAAAGCACTTCTTAAAATAACTCCACTAAGACCCAGCTTCATGGAAATTCAGCTTCTGGCTCTGAGAAACCATCACAATATTTGTAACACTTTTGTCAGAtacagacaaaagaaaaagtttaGCAAAAGATGAAGTCTGAACCTGTAAGGATTAAACTGGCACTAAGCACAGAAGCCTGAACTCTATTCCAGCAGATAACACGAACTGCTTGTGTTCTGTGCATTTAATAACATTCCATGctgttttgaatattttatcaGCAACACTATGAGCTGTAGCACCTCTGCATGAGAAAAGGGCAGTGGAAAGCAATAACATTTCTTGTAGAGCTGTGAATTCTTGCTGAGCTTCTGGAAGCAGCAGAACAACGTGCATGGAAGTGCAAAGCATTTAACAAATGAAAACAACCACATAGAAAGGGCATAGAAAAACTGATTTGTCTTATGCTCAAACTAGAATGCTAGAACAGGAATAAGGAGAGTTCAGAGGAAAAATAATCCTGCACTGTAAGATATGGTAGATGACTACAACTAGGAGGTGGCCCAGTAGAGAAACAAAGAAGCTCACAAAGAAGCTCAAAGGCTACATTGCAGTAGAGGAATTAAAACTAAGACTTTTTAAAACTTGACAAGTGGGAATTTGCAGTGAagatgagagagaaaaaactgTGCAATGGCAAAGCTCAAGGTTTCAAAATACTGAGAATTGACAGTGAGACACAAAGATTATGAAGACAAGGTACCCTTGCAGAAAATAACAAGCTAGACAACCCCCAATCAAGTGACACAAATCTAGGACTATCTACAAAGTTTCTTTTGAATAGCTGGGACAGATGAGGATGAGCTACTCCCAAGTGCCCACACTAATACCAGAGAGAGCATGCATGAAAGGGAGTGGCAGTAATAGACATCAGCTAGGTTATTATAGGAGCTTTCTTCCCTCACAGTTCAGATGGTCTTATCTGATTAAGTAAAGGAATCTCAGACCAAATGGAAAAATAGAAGCATAGGAAGAAGCATAAGAACACTAATCTTCAGTGTTGACAAATATGAAAACTGAGTTTGAATTCAAAAGTTAAATCAATAGAGCAATTACACATTTAAATGTGATGTCTTACATTTGTGCATATTCTACTAAAGAGACTCGTATGTTCACAGAAGAGTATCTTCTACCTAATCAAGAAATGCACATGGGTGTAGAGGGCACTTTTGAAAAGGTGACAGTAAAAGAGAACTAAAAGTGGAGTatctgcatatatatatatatattaaaatttcaCTATCAATTATCTCTCATCCCAAGATTCCACTGCTTACCAACAGTTTAACTCAGGAGTCTGCACTGATGCCTCATTTTAGAAATTGCAAGGTTAAAagtgaacattttaaaatggtAAAACAAAACTCACAATTCCAACTGCCTGAAAAAGTGAACCATCATGTTCCATTTTTCGTTTTCTCTGAGCATTATGCAAAGCTAGCATCTTTGGATTTAGTTCTTCATCCAGTGCAGTAGATCTAAGAAAAATTGATTCAGGCTGTTAAGACGTTTCTACTTTCCTCGAGCCATTCTTCTTTCGTGGACACTTTTATAAACAACATCACAGAACTGAATTTATGAACTCCACTACTTTTCGTTCATAAATTGACTTATTTTAACAATCATTTTCTATGAGCACAGCAAATGTTAGCCTTTAATCTTGCTGTGAAGCTCAGAATGagttttaacaaaaaaatttaaatctgcagaaaaaaaagcataaaagtTCAGCAGTTCACTATCAacagaaaaaagggaaggaagggtgaGGAAAAGTCTATTCTGAATATTTCAATGTACAGATAAATCTTTTACATATCACAAATCTCATGTTTGACTTAATATAGTTTTCTATTGTGATAAATATGTACTACAGGCACCACAGACCATCACAAAACACATTTAGTTTGAAAAGCAGTATCTATTGCTTGTAGATATCTGTACATCTGATATCTGCAGTATCTGCAGCACAGACTGTAGTTGCCTCTTACCTCTAACACAGTGGACAAGGATGAAAGCACCAGAAACATTGTGTGGGTGTAACTACCTGAATTGCCTGCATTTTTATAAAGGCTGCGCATCAGGTACAAGAGCAGAACAGAATTTTTACATGAGGGGCTTAGGTAAAGGCTACCATGAAATTACCTTTAGGGGAGTTTACTATTAAAAAAGGACTCATTTGACATGTCCAAATTTAAATGTCTGTGAAGAACGCTGAGGATGAACACACAACAGCTGGCAGAATTTATATATAATTCCTTGAGCAGAACCAGAGCTTAAGCTGcacttttttaaaatacctttcatTGAGAGTGACTGTTAGCAAGCTGGgtgctcctggagaaggcttTTCCACCTGCTCCACCgttcctttccctgccctgaTGGGTGAGGCAGTTCGACTCCTGCTCCCCCCGTAGGGCGAGGCGGGGGCGCTGCTGGGCTCGGGGCCCCCGCGCGGGGGCGAGGAAGGGACCACGATCGGCTTCACCTCGTCCCCGCGCTCCTGTGCCTTCAGCTTCACCTCCTCGGGGCTGCCCGagcctgcctggccctgctgctgctgctggaacaggGGGATGCTGCCTGCACTCTGTGAGCCGGacgagctgctgctctccagcggGGACAGCTGATCGAAGGAGCGCAGCTGGAAGTCGTCATCCATCGGGATGTAAGGAGCCAACATCTCTAAATCTAAATCGGTTTCCTGGAATGGACAAGAGGGGGAACTTAGCAGTGTGGAAGAAAGCTCAACTAGGATTTCATCAAGGGTTTTCCTGTTACCAAATCCttacaaattttttttaattttatgttttaatcAAAATATTACATAAAAAGGGAAGGAGGTGCCTGAAAACAttctaaaaaggaaaagaagtacATTCAAAATTCTCTATAATCTAAGTTACTGTACATTACCTGAGTAGAGAATGGATTTTTTGCTTCTGTATCTATGGCAAAGAGTTTCTCCACTAATTCCAGTTTGAATTCACTGGCCATATCATTATCCACATCAAAGCAGTAGTCGTTGGGACTACTGGGCTGTGAAAACATTTTGAACACAGTTTTAGGTTTCTGTCACTGCATCACTTGCCATTGTTACCTACAGATTCTCTGCAAAATGTTCTAATGTAGAAACTAATCCCAAATTGTAGCTGCACAAAATTagaatgggaaaggaaaactCTTACATTTACCTGTATACACTCAAATTTACCCCACCAGGGAAGCACTTGCTTAACTGAAACCTGGAAGTAGCCTCTACAGTAATTCACTGCAAATGCTTTGCTGTTTAGGGAAGCTGTATCTGAACCAACTGAATGAAAAAGATCAATCCCAAGCTCTCCTTGGTTCTGTCAGATAGTATTGCAGACATTTGCAAGACTCACTTTGATGAAAAGATATGACAATTTATCAGTTTTCTCAGATCATAGTGTGAGCTTAAGTCATAAGGTAGAAATAATTTCCCATTCCTGTCCTGGCTGCATCCTTAACCAGATCTGCCCCACAAGACCCAAGAGCACATCCATTTTAATGACAGCATATCCAAATGATGAAACTCACCTCAGGGGAACTTTGGCTGGTACTTGCATCAGAAGGGCTGGTTGGTTGTTCTTGCACCTGAGGCATGGTAAAAGAAAGTTCGAGTGGCTCTGTGTTTGGCTCCAGCTTTGATACAACTTCTCTATTGAGTGCAGGATCAGCATTGCTACGGAGTGGCTTTGTAGTTTCAGAGGCAGGTAGTGGGGACATTGCCATATTTATATTCTGCAATTTCTCACTGGATGAGGGGAGCATTACATCGTTATACAAAGGAACTTCATCACATTGTTGTTCATCAGACtctataaaaattaaaagaaaccaTCAACCTAAGTAACAGTACTGTGTGTGTCTATGGACCTCATTAAATTGAAACAGCAGCTGAAATACCACTGGACAAGTGGTACTGGGAGGTTATTTTATGAAATCTACTATAAAAAGTAACTTTGCTAATTAACATGCTCTCCAATTTAAACACACACCCACCATTACTGCTGAAATCTAGAGAGATAATTGTGTCTCCAGCAGCTGGGGCTAGCACAGTTAAAGCATCTGGTTCCTGTTTAAGTTTTTCAAATAGGCTGTTGGTATCATCCAGGTCATCtttactgaatattttggtcATTTTCATCTCAGGAGACTCCACTGGTTTCAGCATACACTCAGTTTGtccaagggaaaaaattaaGTCCTTCTGAACAATTCCACTGTCAGACAGAGAAGAAGGTGACTGTTAAAGAACAGCTAAAAGGAATAAGTTCTGGCCTAACAGCTTTCTAGGTTGAAACTCACCCACTctccccaccaaaaaaccccaaaccaaaagaaacaaaaaacaccccacCACACATTTCCCACAAAATTACCAGGATAAGAgctttaagatttttttttgttactcatTCTTTCCTCAAAAGTAACAGACAAAGCAAGCACTAATTGTGGTGCAATCATAAAAAAGCAACAAACATAAACATGCTTTTCTGAAAAcattgaaaaaggaaaagatgcttaaaaaagagaaaaaagttacATATTTCCTAAactgcttttctttgttttaaatgaACGGGAAATATCTTGATAGACATATTGGGACATTCACTGAAGTTTTGAAAAACTAATTTAGGACTATTAGACATTTGCAGAAGAATAGTCAACCAGTCTGCTCTCAACTGAAGCTTTCAACTAAAAGAGGAGTTCTAAGGAATAAAAAAGATAGATGGGATTGAGAATGACACCACTACTGCTGCTCTGACTCCATGACAAAGTTATTGGTGGAATTAACTGCTCCAGACTTGGGACAAAGATTAGAGAGTTGTCTAGAATGCAAATGCTCAAGTGCTTCCAATCATACAGAAGAGGCTGGTTCTACACTCATTTGCCCACAGAGATCATCTACTGACATCACTAGACCAAAAAAGCACTTTGTTCTCAAATACAATTTCTAATCCTAGGACTGGCAGTATTCTAAGAAAAATTTCACTGGTAGGAAACAGCAGCATCATAACACACTCAGCAGGGGACCAGTGCCATCAGAATCTGCTTGGTCTTCACTATAAATGATGACAACACTGAAGTCCACTCAACTTACCTCAACACATAGTTCACACACACTATGCACTGTGGCTGAGAATTCTTAGTGTTGTATATAACAGTTGCTTGAGTTTCAACCCAGACATAGCCACCTTGTTTGGCCAGCATTCTGTACTGTCCTGTTGTCACCTGCCCTTTTGTGAACACTAAAAGCAGAAAGAACACCAGCTTCAATTACAGGCAGAAAAACCCCAGCAGAACTGTTTGAGGTCAGTATTCATTGCAGATTCCTATCTGCAACTAAAAGAAAGCCCTTGTTCTTCTGCTGCTTTCCCCCAGGGCTGTTTCCATCTCCTGTAGTTTGAGGGctttaaattcagttttcacTTACTGTCATGGTGTGTTTTGGTCAGATGATCAGAATCCAGTGCGTGATAATACTCATAGATTGAGCGACCCAAGAGCTCCTCTGGCTCATACCCCATCAACTCTGTAATTCtttaaaacaagagaaaaaattgCTATGTGAAAGCAGACACTGGCCAGCACAAATACCAGAGCATTTGGATGCTTGCACATCTAGAAAAACCTTCAGAATCACTTCCACACATATCAGCAGCAAATTTGGTTTACTGGaacttttcattttgaaataaattgcTATTTTGATGCTTCTTTAAAAGAGAGATTTCAGCAGGCATAGGATTTTAAGTCTCACTGAGTATTTATAAATCACATAGTGGGGATAGGATTTAACAAATCCTCACTTTTTAgacatttttgtctttttgcttCAAGGTAGACCAGCTACTTACAGACCAGCTTAGGCAAACATGAGAatttaacaaaataataaaGATACACTTCAACAGTTTTAATCCTGCAACTAAGAGAAATTAGGAATCAGATTTACTCTTCCCACTCAAGCACTGCCTGCTTTTAAGGCAAGTGGGATTTCTTTAGTCTCTAGAGGGCAGTGCTAACCAGGGAAGTGCTTCTATTTTGCCCCATTCTAGATGTGGAAAGTGACCAAATAAGTACCTTTTGTGTGTACCATCAGCCCTAGAAAGGTTGTTACTGCAGAGGTCAGAAATTACCATGTATCAACCTCTTCCTGCATCTAACTGCAACAACTAACTAGAAATTCACTTTTGTTATAAAATAAACGGGTAGTAACAAGTGAcaccaaattaaaaacaaacaaaaaaaattaaacaaaccaaacccaaacaaaaaaaacttgAGCTATTTCCTTCATTTGCATTTATCAAATTTATCAAGCTAAGTTCCCAGAAGATAGGAAAATCAGTCTGATGTGTCTGACTACACCCCTGATTTGCACCAGAACACAGAATCTCATTTTTCAACAGCAGATGTATTACATTAAAAGTACAGCTGAacatctggggtttttttgacagAAGAAAGCAGACACTGATCCCctgaggaagggagaggagaggaagcagTAGCAATAAAATACATCTGACAAGTATTACACACATACTCTTTTCAGTCACCAGAATGCCCCATCTTTGACAAAcctaaaattctgctttttcagtGTCTGGAAGA
The Agelaius phoeniceus isolate bAgePho1 chromosome 6, bAgePho1.hap1, whole genome shotgun sequence DNA segment above includes these coding regions:
- the HIF1A gene encoding hypoxia-inducible factor 1-alpha, yielding MDSPGGVTDKKRISSERRKEKSRDAARCRRSKESEVFYELAHQLPLPHTVSAHLDKASIMRLTISYLRMRKLLDAGELETEAKMEKELNCFYLKALDGFVMVLSEDGDMIYMSENVNKCMGLTQFELTGHSVFDFTHPCDHEELREMLTHRNGPVKKGKEQNTERSFFLRMKCTLTSRGRTVNIKSATWKVLHCTGHIRVYDTCGNQTHCGYKKPPMTCLVLICEPIPHPSNIEVPLDSKTFLSRHSLDMKFSYCDERITELMGYEPEELLGRSIYEYYHALDSDHLTKTHHDMFTKGQVTTGQYRMLAKQGGYVWVETQATVIYNTKNSQPQCIVCVNYVLSGIVQKDLIFSLGQTECMLKPVESPEMKMTKIFSKDDLDDTNSLFEKLKQEPDALTVLAPAAGDTIISLDFSSNESDEQQCDEVPLYNDVMLPSSSEKLQNINMAMSPLPASETTKPLRSNADPALNREVVSKLEPNTEPLELSFTMPQVQEQPTSPSDASTSQSSPEPSSPNDYCFDVDNDMASEFKLELVEKLFAIDTEAKNPFSTQETDLDLEMLAPYIPMDDDFQLRSFDQLSPLESSSSSGSQSAGSIPLFQQQQQGQAGSGSPEEVKLKAQERGDEVKPIVVPSSPPRGGPEPSSAPASPYGGSRSRTASPIRAGKGTVEQVEKPSPGAPSLLTVTLNERSTALDEELNPKMLALHNAQRKRKMEHDGSLFQAVGIGSLFQQTGDRGGNASLAWKRVKGCKTNGHSGVEQKTIILLSTDIASKLLGQSMDESGLPQLTSYDCEVNAPIQGNRNLLQGEELLRALDQVN